Part of the Halococcus saccharolyticus DSM 5350 genome is shown below.
CGTGATCCGGATGGACCTGCTTTACTTTCTCGCGGTAGGCCGTCTTGACCTCGGCGACGCTCGCGCCCGCCGGGAGGCCGAGCACCCCGAAGGCGGCGCTCGCAGGGTCGACTCCGGTGCCTTCATCGAGTGCGAGATCGGGAGTGTCGAACGGCAGTCGCGAACCGAGATGGACACCGGGGAGTTCGTGCTCGACGAGAACGGCGTGCGTCTCCGACCGCTGGATCCGGTAGTACACCCGTGCGTCGAACGTGATCGCCACGTCACGTTTCGGGAGGTAGAACGCGACCGGTTGGCTACAGACCGGATGGTTCTCGGCGAACGGTTCGTCGATCGA
Proteins encoded:
- a CDS encoding J domain-containing protein encodes the protein MPEAVTALLSEWLVLSAILALGSVVVVAGVFVVGARLFPTTVQHSTRLTGEGKRRREIREYLRSIDEPFAENHPVCSQPVAFYLPKRDVAITFDARVYYRIQRSETHAVLVEHELPGVHLGSRLPFDTPDLALDEGTGVDPASAAFGVLGLPAGASVAEVKTAYREKVKQVHPDHGGDHEEFRRVREAYTTAKEHAG